The following are encoded together in the Anaerolineales bacterium genome:
- a CDS encoding Hsp20/alpha crystallin family protein, translated as MIRYYMTGPMTHRGMDRPVGFNGGQRIPMDIHADDESYVITAVTPGLKPEDLKIEILGDVITLRGEVRPSEKDDKADYLLRELSYGEFQRTLQLPEPVDAEKAEASLANGVLTVRLPRTDEARPKQIKISSN; from the coding sequence ATGATTAGGTACTACATGACGGGGCCGATGACTCACAGAGGCATGGATCGGCCGGTGGGCTTCAATGGTGGTCAGCGCATTCCAATGGACATTCACGCCGACGACGAAAGCTATGTCATCACGGCCGTGACGCCGGGTTTGAAGCCGGAAGACTTGAAGATCGAGATCCTGGGGGACGTCATCACGCTGCGGGGCGAGGTCCGTCCCAGCGAGAAGGACGACAAGGCGGACTACCTGCTTCGTGAGCTGAGCTATGGCGAGTTCCAGCGCACCCTGCAGCTGCCGGAGCCGGTGGACGCCGAGAAGGCTGAAGCCAGCCTCGCCAATGGCGTGCTGACGGTTCGCTTGCCGAGGACCGACGAAGCGCGGCCCAAGCAGATCAAGATCAGCTCAAACTAG